Proteins encoded within one genomic window of Manis pentadactyla isolate mManPen7 chromosome 4, mManPen7.hap1, whole genome shotgun sequence:
- the USH1G gene encoding pre-mRNA splicing regulator USH1G: MNDQYHRAARDGYLELLKEATRKELNAPDEDGMTPTLWAAYHGNLESLRLIVSRGGDPDKCDIWGNTPLHLAASNGHLHCLSFLVSFGANIWCLDNDYHTPLDMAAMKGHMECVRYLDSIAAKQSSLNPKLVGKLKDKAFREAERRIRECAKMQRKHHERMERRYRRELAERSDTLSFSSLTSSTLSHRMQHLALGSHLPYSQATLRGTARGKTKIQRKLERRKQGGEGTFKISEDGRKSVRSLSGLQLGSDVMFVRPGTYANPKEWGRSPLRDMFLSDEDSVSRATLAAEPAHSEVSTDSGHDSLFTRPGLGTMVFRRNYLSSGLHGLDGAGTPRGRLQSSPSLDDDSLGSANSLQDRSCGEELPWDELDLGLDEDLEPETSPLEAFLASLHMEDFSSLLRQEKIDLEALMLCSDLDLRSISVPLGPRKKIVGAVRRRRQALERPPAMEDTEL, from the exons ATGAACGACCAGTACCACCGGGCTGCCCGGGACGGCTACCTGGAGCTCCTCAAGGAGGCCACCAGGAAGGAACTGAACGCCCCCGACGAGGATGGCATGACCCCTACCCTCTGGGCTGCCTACCACGGCAACCTGGAGTCGCTCCGCCTCATCGTGAGCCGCGG GGGTGACCCGGACAAGTGTGACATCTGGGGCAACACGCCCCTGCACCTGGCAGCTTCCAATGGCCACCTGCACTGCCTCTCCTTCCTGGTGTCCTTCGGAGCCAACATCTGGTGCCTGGACAACGACTACCACACGCCGCTGGACATGGCCGCCATGAAGGGCCACATGGAGTGCGTGCGCTACCTGGACTCCATCGCGGCCAAGCAGAGCAGCCTCAACCCCAAGCTGGTGGGCAAGCTGAAAGACAAGGCCTTCCGCGAGGCGGAGCGGCGCATCCGCGAGTGCGCCAAGATGCAGCGCAAGCACCATGAGCGCATGGAGCGGCGCTACCGGCGCGAGCTGGCAGAGCGGTCAGACACACTCAGCTTCTCCAGCCTCACGTCCAGCACCCTGAGCCACCGGATGCAGCATCTGGCGCTGGGCAGCCACCTGCCCTACTCGCAGGCCACGCTACGCGGCACCGCCAGGGGCAAGACCAAGATCCAGCGCAAGCTGGAGCGGCGCAAGCAGGGGGGCGAGGGCACCTTCAAGATCTCCGAGGACGGCCGCAAGAGTGTGCGCTCGCTGTCGGGTCTGCAGCTGGGCAGCGACGTGATGTTCGTGCGCCCGGGCACCTACGCCAACCCCAAGGAGTGGGGCCGCTCCCCGCTCCGGGACATGTTCCTCTCGGACGAGGACAGCGTCTCCCGTGCCACGCTGGCGGCCGAGCCTGCCCACTCGGAGGTCAGCACCGACTCAGGCCACGACTCCCTGTTTACCCGCCCCGGCCTGGGCACCATGGTGTTCCGCAGGAACTACTTGAGCAGCGGACTGCATGGGCTAGACGGCGCGGGCACGCCGCGGGGCCGGCTGCAGAGCTCTCCCAGCCTGGACGACGACAGCCTGGGCAGTGCCAACAGCCTGCAGGACCGCAGCTGTGGGGAGGAGCTGCCCTGGGACGAGCTGGACTTGGGCCTGGATGAGGACCTGGAGCCCGAGACCAGCCCACTGGAGGCCTTCCTGGCCTCCCTGCACATGGAGGACTTCTCCTCCCTCCTGCGGCAGGAGAAGATCGACCTGGAGGCGCTGATGCTGTGCTCTGACCTCGACCTCCGTAGCATCAGCGTCCCCCTAGGGCCCCGCAAGAAGATCGTGGGGGCCGTGCGGCGACGCAGGCAGGCGCTGGAGCGCCCGCCCGCCATGGAGGACACAGAGCTGTGA